In Chrysiogenes arsenatis DSM 11915, the following proteins share a genomic window:
- a CDS encoding gp436 family protein gives MYATVADISAQYGEDLLYSLARDPEDPQLLDEPRIVRNLEAAAAEIDGYLTARNLLPIKQPYPPLLRRLNVDIAVQLLSGDRKTDERDDRYKAAVRILEAIAAGRMSLGIAAADEPAQRAEFQVATPPKRFDLRGF, from the coding sequence ATGTACGCCACGGTAGCTGATATCAGTGCGCAGTATGGCGAGGATCTGCTCTACAGCTTAGCACGTGATCCTGAAGACCCGCAGTTGCTGGATGAGCCGCGCATTGTGCGCAATCTGGAAGCAGCAGCGGCGGAGATAGACGGCTACTTGACGGCGCGCAATCTGCTCCCGATCAAGCAACCCTATCCCCCACTGCTGCGGCGGCTCAATGTCGATATTGCGGTGCAGCTACTGAGTGGAGACCGTAAGACTGACGAGCGTGACGACCGTTACAAGGCGGCGGTACGGATTCTGGAAGCGATTGCGGCGGGGCGGATGTCGCTCGGGATTGCGGCGGCGGATGAGCCTGCGCAGCGTGCAGAGTTTCAGGTGGCCACGCCTCCAAAGCGCTTTGACTTGCGGGGGTTCTGA
- a CDS encoding major capsid protein, whose protein sequence is MLDIRGLFIVSSIASYLKSLPVLKTPVMDTIFSHRPQHPLAMIGADMLVPVVHALPMVRRGAPSIPATSESGVTAFYEPFPVRPNTQVSGVDLNNLKLLGQSGREQWATQRTDMLRRVVRATTEALCAQSLSGKIQWPVALEGGGFEVYEVDFGAVLSVTPAKLWDAEGAKIKDVFDTLTAMEEKIQEHGYGGTVEIWAGKSAYGALFALAEEHKSTAKVRVEITDQGINIGGYLIKRRSELYRNPQTKATTAVVGATELKMIATDAGHFAPYCALDDLDGNLQPMPMLVKPIKTDDPSGYKLIAEAKPFPIPNVRGICRATVVAS, encoded by the coding sequence ATGTTGGATATTCGTGGACTGTTTATTGTTTCGTCGATTGCAAGCTATCTCAAAAGTCTACCGGTACTAAAGACGCCGGTAATGGATACGATTTTTTCCCACCGTCCGCAGCACCCACTCGCCATGATCGGCGCGGATATGCTGGTGCCTGTGGTGCATGCCCTGCCAATGGTGCGCCGTGGTGCGCCGTCGATTCCGGCGACCAGCGAATCGGGTGTCACTGCGTTTTATGAGCCGTTTCCTGTGCGTCCCAATACGCAGGTGAGTGGTGTTGATCTCAACAACCTCAAGCTGCTGGGACAGTCGGGTCGTGAGCAGTGGGCAACACAGCGTACCGATATGCTGCGCCGTGTGGTGCGGGCAACAACGGAAGCGCTCTGCGCCCAGAGCTTGAGCGGCAAGATTCAGTGGCCGGTTGCGCTTGAGGGGGGTGGTTTTGAAGTGTACGAGGTGGACTTTGGCGCGGTGCTGAGTGTGACTCCGGCCAAGTTATGGGATGCCGAAGGGGCCAAAATCAAGGATGTGTTCGACACGCTAACAGCGATGGAAGAGAAGATTCAGGAGCATGGCTACGGTGGCACGGTTGAAATCTGGGCGGGTAAATCGGCGTACGGGGCGCTCTTTGCGCTGGCTGAGGAGCATAAATCAACGGCCAAGGTACGCGTTGAGATTACCGACCAAGGGATCAATATCGGCGGCTATCTAATCAAGCGGCGCAGCGAGCTGTACCGCAATCCCCAGACCAAGGCCACGACGGCGGTGGTGGGTGCCACGGAATTGAAGATGATTGCCACCGATGCGGGGCACTTTGCACCGTACTGTGCACTGGATGATCTGGATGGCAATCTGCAACCAATGCCGATGCTGGTGAAGCCGATAAAGACCGACGACCCGAGTGGGTACAAGCTGATTGCCGAAGCGAAGCCGTTCCCGATCCCGAACGTGCGGGGCATCTGCCGCGCGACTGTGGTAGCGAGCTAA
- a CDS encoding phage minor head protein, with amino-acid sequence MAIKVTPVPPKEAIAFWKEKVLLGPGEYRKLSDEAKLKAFAVSGIAKGAELETVYSAINKALTEGIAFRDFQTQCREIFQRRGWDIKAPWRMETIFRNNVQDAYNVGRYRQMSRVTTARPYWMYSAVNDGRTRLHHRAMHGKVFPHDHPFWDTWYPKNGHRCRCSVISLSEQQVKARGLKVETADPTGKMFEPIDPRTGVRHPARLLLPDSGFAYHSGKVAGGIDTQPQQFTTQKNLKGPADFGRRALGNVRPQEMALAPQGFLPSGQSDAQYRAEFLKRYGESGTVVRDALGDPVRIGLRAFLINKSKGDVAGNYKFTKSGHGVVIPVLEQMLTQPYEIWLTPQINDDNGRVRLSKRYVSLWKTPEKQRIAGLVVMEVMGGELVGVSAFTPMREGEPDLEYVERQRKGVLVYPKKK; translated from the coding sequence ATGGCAATTAAGGTCACCCCTGTCCCCCCTAAAGAGGCCATAGCTTTCTGGAAGGAGAAGGTGCTGCTTGGTCCGGGCGAGTACCGCAAGCTCTCTGATGAGGCGAAACTTAAAGCCTTTGCTGTGAGCGGTATTGCTAAAGGGGCGGAGTTAGAAACGGTGTATAGCGCCATCAATAAGGCGCTCACCGAAGGAATCGCCTTCCGTGATTTTCAAACGCAGTGCCGCGAGATATTCCAGCGGCGCGGCTGGGATATCAAAGCGCCGTGGCGCATGGAGACGATCTTTCGCAACAATGTGCAGGATGCCTACAACGTTGGGCGCTACCGGCAAATGAGCCGTGTCACCACTGCCCGCCCGTACTGGATGTACAGCGCCGTCAACGATGGCCGTACTCGCCTGCACCACCGCGCGATGCACGGCAAGGTGTTCCCGCATGATCATCCGTTCTGGGATACGTGGTATCCCAAAAACGGCCATCGCTGCCGCTGTTCGGTGATCTCGCTGTCCGAGCAACAGGTAAAAGCGCGGGGGCTGAAAGTCGAAACTGCCGACCCCACGGGCAAGATGTTTGAACCTATCGACCCACGCACGGGGGTGCGTCACCCTGCACGGCTGCTGCTGCCAGATTCAGGCTTTGCGTACCATTCAGGCAAGGTGGCAGGCGGGATAGATACGCAACCTCAGCAGTTCACTACACAGAAAAACCTCAAGGGGCCAGCCGATTTTGGCAGGCGGGCACTGGGTAATGTGCGGCCTCAGGAGATGGCACTGGCGCCGCAGGGCTTCCTCCCGTCCGGGCAGAGCGACGCGCAGTATCGGGCGGAGTTTCTTAAACGCTATGGCGAGTCAGGCACGGTGGTGCGCGATGCACTGGGCGATCCGGTACGGATTGGGCTGCGCGCTTTTCTGATCAACAAATCCAAGGGCGATGTGGCTGGCAATTACAAGTTTACCAAGTCCGGTCATGGCGTGGTGATCCCGGTGCTGGAGCAGATGCTCACGCAGCCCTACGAGATATGGCTTACCCCGCAGATTAACGACGACAATGGCCGTGTGCGCCTTAGTAAGCGCTATGTGAGCCTCTGGAAGACTCCTGAAAAGCAGCGTATCGCTGGTCTGGTAGTGATGGAGGTGATGGGTGGGGAGCTGGTTGGAGTGTCCGCCTTTACCCCGATGCGGGAGGGTGAGCCGGATCTGGAATATGTCGAGCGGCAACGCAAGGGGGTGCTGGTGTACCCCAAAAAGAAATGA
- a CDS encoding DUF935 domain-containing protein: MSKGLWITPHEFIEFRESSERQALGQEIASRSTAWDFSAFIGLLPDPDPVLLARGDSPRVLEGLMADAHVTSVVQTRKLGTLRRDFRWRAGSLHNEEPSPAAEKLRRDLVEDLERIDLYHLVSEILDAPYYGYTPIEILWRAAGGRMRIDNLVAKPRRWFGFDDTGAPRFISANDPTGELLPFGKFVFARHFPTYDNPYGLRLLSRCFWPVTFKRGGMSFWVTFVEKYGMPFLFGTYPKGTSPVEQQALLRRLASMVQDAVAVGPEGSRVEIQGGGGSSGSSGGGGETYAKLLATMDAEISKALMGQTLTAETSQRGGAYSQSKTHEAVLEVYREGDEQMVKTAMEEIAWLYGQINAPDVPTPSFVWWEDEDPQQAFAERDKSLSESGRLRFTKPYYMRRYGLQEGDFELVDPVSNDPAAREFAEPSTRFTPEQEALETLIDVATREAAVAVQVTEEQLVRIVLESDSYEQAMEKVLALWPTLDGTAIAEQMEQVLLAADLLGRWSAQAEASDGN; encoded by the coding sequence ATGAGTAAGGGTCTCTGGATCACACCGCACGAATTTATAGAATTTCGCGAAAGCTCTGAGCGCCAAGCGCTGGGGCAGGAGATAGCCAGCCGCAGCACGGCGTGGGACTTTAGTGCCTTTATTGGCCTACTACCCGACCCTGACCCGGTACTGCTGGCGCGGGGCGATAGTCCTCGCGTGCTGGAAGGGTTGATGGCCGATGCCCACGTCACCAGCGTGGTGCAGACCAGAAAGCTGGGGACACTGCGCCGCGACTTTCGCTGGCGTGCGGGGAGTCTGCATAACGAAGAGCCCTCCCCCGCTGCCGAAAAACTGCGCCGCGATCTGGTGGAAGACCTTGAGCGGATCGACCTGTACCACCTTGTCAGCGAGATCCTTGACGCCCCGTACTACGGCTACACCCCGATTGAAATTCTGTGGCGTGCCGCAGGGGGGCGGATGCGCATTGATAATCTGGTGGCAAAACCACGCCGCTGGTTTGGCTTTGACGATACTGGCGCGCCGCGCTTTATCAGCGCAAACGACCCAACAGGTGAGTTGTTGCCGTTTGGCAAGTTCGTGTTTGCGCGCCACTTTCCCACGTATGACAACCCCTACGGTCTGCGACTGCTTTCCCGCTGTTTCTGGCCGGTGACGTTTAAGCGCGGTGGCATGAGCTTCTGGGTCACGTTTGTAGAAAAGTACGGCATGCCCTTTTTGTTCGGCACCTACCCCAAAGGAACCAGCCCTGTCGAGCAGCAGGCACTGTTGCGGCGCCTCGCCAGTATGGTGCAGGACGCCGTAGCGGTGGGGCCAGAAGGCTCCCGCGTAGAGATTCAGGGCGGCGGCGGCAGCAGCGGCAGCAGTGGTGGTGGTGGTGAAACGTACGCCAAACTGCTGGCAACGATGGATGCCGAGATCTCCAAGGCTCTTATGGGGCAGACGCTGACGGCGGAGACGTCGCAGCGGGGTGGTGCGTATAGCCAAAGTAAGACCCACGAGGCGGTGCTGGAAGTGTACCGCGAGGGGGACGAGCAGATGGTAAAGACGGCCATGGAAGAGATTGCGTGGCTCTACGGGCAGATCAATGCCCCCGACGTGCCGACCCCCAGCTTTGTGTGGTGGGAGGACGAAGACCCGCAGCAGGCGTTCGCTGAGCGCGATAAAAGTTTATCTGAAAGCGGGCGGCTGCGCTTTACCAAGCCGTACTATATGCGCCGGTATGGGTTGCAGGAGGGGGATTTTGAACTGGTTGATCCGGTGTCAAACGACCCAGCAGCGCGTGAATTTGCCGAACCGAGTACCCGTTTTACGCCGGAGCAAGAGGCGCTGGAAACGTTGATTGACGTGGCCACGCGTGAGGCTGCTGTCGCTGTGCAGGTCACCGAGGAGCAACTGGTACGCATTGTGTTGGAGTCGGATTCGTACGAGCAGGCCATGGAAAAGGTTCTGGCACTCTGGCCGACGCTTGATGGTACGGCTATTGCCGAGCAGATGGAGCAGGTGCTTTTGGCTGCTGATTTGTTAGGGCGCTGGAGTGCGCAGGCGGAGGCGAGTGATGGCAATTAA
- a CDS encoding DUF1804 family protein produces the protein MAEKGAKGKLYDVAFRMYTADGKSLTEIADALGVSRQSVAAWKAETRRGSEEHDDWDRARQQKRTNVQRLRDLFERELTALETSQAGSLSAGSLDAITKLGTLVQRWEQAGAAPAYDRPRVFLENLQFIIGWLREHDPAGLAVLAESFDPLTTAFKEQGHGSSNA, from the coding sequence ATGGCGGAAAAAGGGGCAAAGGGGAAGCTCTACGACGTCGCTTTCCGTATGTACACCGCCGACGGCAAAAGCCTAACAGAGATTGCCGATGCGCTGGGGGTTTCGCGCCAGAGCGTGGCGGCGTGGAAGGCGGAAACCAGACGCGGCAGCGAAGAGCACGACGACTGGGATCGGGCGCGGCAGCAAAAGCGCACTAATGTGCAGCGGCTGCGCGACCTGTTTGAACGCGAACTCACAGCACTGGAAACCAGCCAAGCGGGCAGCCTGAGTGCGGGGAGCCTCGATGCCATTACCAAGCTCGGCACACTGGTGCAGCGTTGGGAGCAGGCGGGAGCCGCTCCTGCCTACGACCGTCCCCGGGTCTTTCTGGAAAACCTGCAATTTATTATCGGCTGGTTGCGCGAGCACGATCCCGCGGGACTGGCAGTACTGGCGGAGAGTTTTGATCCACTGACAACGGCATTTAAGGAGCAAGGACATGGCAGCAGTAATGCGTAA